A portion of the Natronococcus sp. AD-5 genome contains these proteins:
- a CDS encoding SDR family oxidoreductase, whose protein sequence is MRVAILGCGYVGRELGRQLTARGHDAIGVRRSDDGIARIEGAGFDAVRADVADSAALEAVPSVDAIVFAASSGGRGADAAREIYVDGLRTAIEAFGARDDAPERLLYTSSTGVHGDHDGDWVHGETPIEPTTEKTEVLAEAERIALEQPPEYGFDGTVARYAGLYGPDRYRLERYLEGPVTEGYLNMVHRDDAAGAVRFLLEEDLARGEVVQVVDDEPVSKWAFADWLADEAGVDRPPKRTNAERLADDDLSEAARRRILTSKRCSNEKLRDLGYEFEYPTFREGYQDAIAASGRV, encoded by the coding sequence ATGCGAGTTGCGATCCTCGGCTGCGGGTACGTCGGCCGCGAACTGGGCCGGCAACTCACGGCGCGCGGCCACGACGCGATCGGCGTCCGCCGATCGGACGACGGTATCGCACGGATCGAGGGCGCGGGTTTCGACGCCGTCCGGGCCGACGTCGCCGATTCGGCGGCGCTCGAGGCCGTGCCGTCGGTCGACGCGATCGTCTTCGCCGCCAGCAGCGGCGGCCGAGGAGCGGACGCCGCGCGCGAGATTTACGTCGACGGACTTCGGACGGCGATCGAGGCGTTCGGCGCGCGCGATGACGCACCCGAGCGGCTGCTCTACACGTCTTCGACCGGCGTCCACGGCGACCACGACGGCGACTGGGTCCACGGGGAGACGCCGATCGAGCCCACCACCGAAAAGACCGAGGTGCTCGCGGAGGCCGAGCGAATCGCCCTCGAGCAGCCGCCCGAGTACGGCTTCGACGGCACCGTGGCGCGCTACGCCGGGCTGTACGGCCCCGATCGGTATCGGCTCGAGCGCTACCTCGAGGGACCGGTCACGGAGGGGTACCTGAACATGGTCCACCGGGACGACGCCGCCGGCGCGGTCCGGTTCCTGCTCGAGGAGGATCTCGCCCGGGGCGAGGTCGTCCAGGTGGTCGACGACGAGCCGGTCTCGAAGTGGGCCTTCGCCGACTGGCTCGCCGACGAGGCGGGCGTCGACCGACCGCCGAAGCGAACGAACGCCGAGCGCCTCGCGGACGACGACCTCTCGGAGGCCGCTCGACGACGGATCCTGACGAGCAAGCGGTGCTCGAATGAAAAGCTGCGCGACCTCGGCTACGAGTTCGAATATCCGACCTTTCGGGAGGGGTATCAGGACGCGATCGCCGCTTCTGGCCGAGTATAG
- a CDS encoding HalOD1 output domain-containing protein yields the protein MRSTQSTNVSPDAQESFTYQSTPDTPLSEAVISAVAAVEGVDQLELADEHEPLYDAIDPTALDSLFRSSGSTDRSVGAVAFEYAGYRITVDQTGQVTLAA from the coding sequence ATGAGATCAACGCAGTCGACGAACGTCTCTCCGGACGCGCAGGAATCGTTCACGTACCAGTCTACTCCCGACACGCCGCTCAGCGAAGCGGTCATTTCGGCCGTCGCGGCGGTCGAAGGCGTCGATCAGCTCGAGCTTGCCGACGAGCACGAACCCCTGTACGACGCGATCGATCCGACGGCGCTCGACTCCCTGTTTCGCTCGTCCGGCTCGACCGACCGATCGGTCGGCGCCGTCGCGTTCGAGTACGCCGGCTACCGGATCACGGTCGACCAGACCGGACAGGTGACGCTCGCGGCGTAG
- a CDS encoding DUF5791 family protein codes for MFYEQRMTVPETPTDLRSEYETDLAAIVDRRGADTVAERTNVDRETLEALLEGESPTLSLEEAAEIRALEEGEPDAETIVTMACEHLLLGMSSAVLDVETVESYLEIDLDAKEVQQKIERRTPMSFEEYVHIQHVIVDRMP; via the coding sequence ATGTTCTACGAACAGCGGATGACCGTCCCGGAGACGCCGACCGACCTCCGGTCGGAGTACGAAACGGATCTCGCGGCGATCGTCGACCGCCGCGGTGCCGATACGGTCGCCGAGCGGACGAACGTCGATCGCGAGACGCTCGAGGCGCTGCTCGAGGGCGAGTCGCCGACGCTGTCGCTCGAGGAGGCCGCGGAGATCCGGGCGCTCGAGGAGGGCGAACCGGACGCGGAGACGATCGTGACGATGGCCTGCGAGCACCTGCTGCTGGGGATGTCGTCGGCCGTCCTCGACGTCGAGACGGTCGAGAGCTACCTCGAGATCGACCTCGACGCGAAGGAGGTCCAGCAGAAGATCGAACGGCGGACGCCGATGTCCTTCGAGGAGTACGTCCACATCCAGCACGTCATCGTCGACCGGATGCCGTAG
- a CDS encoding DHH family phosphoesterase: MRYQGDGIGEPTLAVETVVETVRSLEPLVLSLLVVAVVALLLGGWWLVRWLRRPPGSRLRRLLGRYDEVAVVMHPNPDPDAMACAMGVAEIASSVDTDATLQFPGEIRHQENRAFRTVLGLDLERIEAASELAADAIVLVDHNTARGFTGAQLVEPIAVVDHHPGNGTGTEFTDVRTDYGAASTIVAEYFDDLGVATDSSDDGDDPELSSELATGLLYGIQSDTNYLTNGCSQAEFDACAALYDGVDEDLLDRIANPKVSDDVLQIKAQAITERRIEGPFAVCDVGTIANVDAIPQAADELMHLEGVTAVVVYGEYDGTLHLSGRSRDDRVHMGETLRHAVSDIPMANAGGHARMGGGQVSVDHMEGIGPSGGVDRAEFEDRLFSAMAGNRQ, from the coding sequence ATGCGATACCAGGGCGACGGGATCGGGGAACCCACGCTGGCCGTCGAGACCGTCGTGGAGACGGTCCGCTCTCTCGAGCCGCTCGTCCTCTCGTTGCTCGTCGTGGCCGTCGTCGCGCTCCTGCTCGGAGGGTGGTGGCTCGTCCGGTGGCTCCGCCGGCCGCCGGGGTCGCGGCTGCGACGCCTTCTGGGCAGGTACGACGAGGTGGCGGTGGTGATGCATCCGAACCCGGATCCCGACGCGATGGCGTGTGCGATGGGCGTCGCCGAGATCGCGTCGTCGGTCGACACCGACGCGACGCTGCAGTTTCCGGGCGAGATCCGCCACCAGGAGAACCGCGCGTTCCGAACCGTCCTCGGGCTCGACCTCGAGCGAATCGAGGCGGCGTCGGAGCTGGCCGCGGACGCGATCGTCCTCGTCGATCACAACACGGCGCGCGGCTTCACCGGCGCGCAACTCGTCGAACCGATCGCCGTCGTCGACCACCACCCCGGAAACGGGACCGGAACGGAGTTTACGGACGTCCGAACCGACTACGGAGCGGCCTCGACGATCGTCGCCGAGTACTTCGACGACCTCGGCGTGGCGACCGATTCGTCCGACGACGGGGACGATCCGGAGCTCTCCTCGGAGCTCGCGACGGGGCTGCTCTACGGGATCCAATCGGACACGAACTACCTGACGAACGGCTGCTCGCAGGCCGAGTTCGACGCCTGCGCCGCCCTCTACGACGGCGTCGACGAGGACCTGCTCGACCGGATCGCCAACCCGAAGGTCAGCGACGACGTCCTGCAGATCAAAGCGCAGGCGATCACGGAGCGGCGCATCGAGGGTCCCTTCGCCGTCTGCGACGTCGGGACTATCGCGAACGTCGACGCGATTCCCCAGGCCGCGGACGAACTGATGCACCTCGAGGGCGTCACGGCCGTCGTCGTCTACGGCGAGTACGATGGCACGCTCCACCTGTCGGGGCGCTCGCGGGACGACCGGGTCCACATGGGCGAGACGCTTCGACACGCGGTCAGCGACATTCCGATGGCCAACGCGGGCGGTCACGCCCGGATGGGCGGCGGTCAGGTGTCGGTCGACCACATGGAGGGGATCGGCCCCTCCGGCGGCGTCGACAGGGCGGAGTTCGAGGACCGCCTCTTTTCGGCGATGGCCGGCAACCGGCAGTGA
- a CDS encoding helix-turn-helix domain-containing protein translates to MTFIVEFELSTPILREAAAATSKLYIEEVYRAETGATKLVFWADGDEFERFEGALDADRSVDEYSLLEELADERLYSAALTEWGAERLTYPAAASYDIAFLEITVTGDTRIRARVPSRDALFAYRESCREREVPFRLQRIYRETASESGQYGLSDGQQEALLAALEAGYFDVPREATLSSIAERLEISDQALSARLRRGHANLLRNTIADDPT, encoded by the coding sequence ATGACGTTCATCGTCGAGTTCGAGCTCTCGACGCCCATCCTCCGCGAGGCGGCCGCGGCGACCTCGAAACTCTACATCGAGGAGGTCTACCGGGCGGAGACGGGCGCGACGAAGCTCGTCTTCTGGGCCGACGGCGACGAATTCGAGCGGTTCGAGGGCGCCCTCGACGCCGACCGGTCCGTCGACGAGTACTCCCTGCTCGAGGAACTGGCCGACGAGCGCCTGTACAGCGCGGCTCTGACAGAGTGGGGCGCCGAACGGCTGACCTACCCCGCGGCTGCCTCGTACGATATCGCGTTCCTCGAGATCACCGTCACCGGCGACACCCGGATCCGCGCTCGCGTTCCGTCGCGCGACGCGCTGTTCGCGTACCGCGAGAGCTGTCGCGAGCGAGAAGTTCCGTTTCGGCTCCAGCGAATTTACCGCGAGACGGCGTCCGAGAGCGGCCAGTACGGACTCTCCGACGGACAGCAGGAAGCCCTGCTGGCCGCGCTCGAGGCGGGGTACTTCGACGTTCCGCGCGAGGCGACGCTCTCCTCGATCGCCGAACGGCTGGAGATCTCGGACCAGGCGCTGTCGGCGCGGCTCCGGCGCGGCCACGCCAACCTCCTGCGGAACACGATCGCGGACGACCCCACTTAA